A stretch of DNA from Pseudonocardia hierapolitana:
CGACCATCCCCACCCTGCTGTACTACCTGGGGATCATCCTCGCGGTCGAGATGGACGCCCGGCGCTACCGCACCCACGCGATCGACATCGACGTCCGCCCCGCGGGTGCACTGCTGCTGCGGTTCGGCTACCACTTCAGCTCGCTGGTGGCGATCGTCGTGTTCATGGCGCTCGGCCTGACGCCGTTCCGCGCGGTCGTCTACGCCACGGCGCTCGCGTTCGTGCTGAGCTTCCTCGAGCGCAGCGCGTGGATGACGCCACGGCGCATCGGCGAGGCGCTCGCCGCGGGCGCGACCGGGGCGCTGTCCGTGATCGCGGTGATGGCGGTGGCCGGGATCATCGTCGGGGTCATGACGCTCACCGGGCTCGGGCTGAAGCTGGCCGGGATCATCGTGGCGCTCGCGGGCGGGAGCCTCGTGCTCACCGCGATCTACTCGGCCGTCTCGGTGGTGCTGCTCGGGCTCGCGGTGCCGGTGACGGCGAGCTTCATCATCTCCTGGGTGATCATCGGCCCGGCGCTGCAGAACGTGGGCGTGCCCGCCTACGCCGCGGCGATGTTCATCTTCTACTACGCGGTGCTGTCCGAGGTGTCCCCACCGACGGCACTGTCGCCGTTCGCGGCCTCGGCGATCACGGGTGGGCGCCCGGTGCGGACGATGTGGCTCACGTGGAAGTACACGCTGCCCGCGTTCCTCGTCCCGTTCGTCGTGGTGCTCTCGCCCCAGGGTGTGGGGCTGCTGTTCGAGGGCGGCGCAGGCACCGTGCTGGTCGCGACGCTCGCGGCAGCCGCCGCCGTGGCCGCGCTGGCCGTCGTCACCGGGGCCTGGCTCGCCGGTCCCGCGGGCTGGCCCGAACGGGTGCTGTTCGCGGTTGCCGCGGTCGCGCTGCTGGTGATGGCGCCGCTCTCGCTCGGGATCGGCGTCCTCGCGGCGCTGGCCGGCATCGGAGTGCACGTGGTACGCCTTCGAAAGAAAGCGACTGACAACCAATCGAAAGCCAACCGTTAGCAGTTACCAAACTGTTCATTGACGGTTACGGCGGTGCTTCCTACGGTTCGCCCGTGGCGGGCATCGCGGAGCACGAGCGGCAGCAGGAAGTGCTGCGCCTGCTCGACGTCGACGGCCGGGTGAGCGTCGCCGACCTCGTCCGCCGCTTCGGCGTCACCGCGGTGACGATCCGCAAGGACCTCGAGGTGCTGGAGCGCAGGCACCTGCTCGCGCGGGTGCGCGGCGGCGCCGTCACGGCCGACGGGGCCGACGAGGGCGCGTTCGAGATGCGCCTGCGCCACGGCACGGCGGCGAAGGCCGCCATCGCACGCGCCGCGGCCGCGATCGTGCCCGACGGTGCCGCGATCGCGCTCGACTGCAGCACGACCTGCTACCACCTCGCGCACGAGCTGCGCGGACGGCGCAGCCTGATCGTGGTCACCAACGGCCTGCGCGCCGCCGAGTTGCTGA
This window harbors:
- a CDS encoding TRAP transporter permease, producing the protein MTTRPDGDEAPAVDEEALLAEYEAEKPARRLSGLPLRVVQVLGAILTLYGLWWVFNPMPAQQYLPSFLAVGLALTFLVYRGWGGSRGSTTDNPHLLDWLLAVVALVPFAYIVADWDSFFRRAVVPTDLDVVMGTLAILLVLEAARRTVGLVVPLVVVGFLAYAYFGPYFPGPFATSSFTWERLVGHNMMGTQGVFGVPMEVAATYIILFTLYGAVLTASGATRFFIDLSFAAFGQSGAGPGRTVTLAGFLLGTVSGSGVATTVTLGGVAWPLLRKAGYPQEHGGAVLAAAGIGAILSPPTLGAAAFIIAELLNVSYLQVLIWATIPTLLYYLGIILAVEMDARRYRTHAIDIDVRPAGALLLRFGYHFSSLVAIVVFMALGLTPFRAVVYATALAFVLSFLERSAWMTPRRIGEALAAGATGALSVIAVMAVAGIIVGVMTLTGLGLKLAGIIVALAGGSLVLTAIYSAVSVVLLGLAVPVTASFIISWVIIGPALQNVGVPAYAAAMFIFYYAVLSEVSPPTALSPFAASAITGGRPVRTMWLTWKYTLPAFLVPFVVVLSPQGVGLLFEGGAGTVLVATLAAAAAVAALAVVTGAWLAGPAGWPERVLFAVAAVALLVMAPLSLGIGVLAALAGIGVHVVRLRKKATDNQSKANR
- a CDS encoding DeoR/GlpR family DNA-binding transcription regulator, translating into MAGIAEHERQQEVLRLLDVDGRVSVADLVRRFGVTAVTIRKDLEVLERRHLLARVRGGAVTADGADEGAFEMRLRHGTAAKAAIARAAAAIVPDGAAIALDCSTTCYHLAHELRGRRSLIVVTNGLRAAELLSDSGVTVVLPGGTLRRSSWSLVGDFGDVVVSRGRLTMGFFGIRGLSREHGLMELSVEETTVKRRLAAACAEVYGLFDSSKIGRFALHSFVPTQRITGLFTDDGAAPDALAGFAEQGVEINRLPVDDTHKTSA